The following are encoded in a window of Polynucleobacter sp. VK25 genomic DNA:
- the rplL gene encoding 50S ribosomal protein L7/L12 — protein MAITKEEIIDAVGSMSVMDLNDLVKAFEEKFGVSAAAMAVAGPAGAGGGGAAAEEQTEFTVNLLEAGANKVSVIKAVREITGLGLKEAKDLVDGAPKPIKEGVDKKTAEEAKKKLEEAGAKAELK, from the coding sequence ATGGCGATTACTAAAGAAGAAATCATTGATGCAGTAGGTAGCATGTCCGTTATGGATTTGAACGACTTGGTTAAGGCGTTCGAAGAGAAGTTTGGCGTTTCAGCTGCAGCTATGGCTGTTGCTGGTCCTGCTGGTGCAGGCGGTGGCGGTGCTGCTGCTGAAGAGCAAACAGAATTCACTGTTAACTTGCTCGAAGCTGGCGCAAACAAGGTTTCAGTAATTAAGGCAGTTCGCGAAATTACTGGTCTTGGCTTGAAAGAAGCTAAGGACTTGGTTGACGGTGCACCGAAGCCAATCAAAGAAGGCGTTGACAAGAAAACTGCTGAAGAAGCTAAGAAGAAGCTTGAAGAAGCTGGCGCTAAAGCAGAACTCAAGTAA
- the rplK gene encoding 50S ribosomal protein L11 yields the protein MAKKIIGFIKLQIPAGKANPSPPVGPALGQRGLNIMEFCKAFNAQTQSMEPGLPIPVVITAFADKSFTFIMKTPPATIMIKKAAKIEKGSPRPHTDKVGSITRAQAEEIAKAKMPDLTAADMDAAVRTIAGSARSMGITVEGL from the coding sequence ATGGCAAAGAAGATTATTGGCTTTATTAAGCTGCAGATCCCTGCAGGTAAAGCAAATCCATCACCACCCGTAGGTCCAGCATTGGGTCAACGCGGTCTTAACATTATGGAATTCTGTAAGGCGTTTAATGCTCAAACTCAGAGCATGGAACCTGGCCTACCAATTCCAGTCGTGATTACAGCGTTTGCTGATAAGAGCTTCACATTCATCATGAAGACTCCTCCAGCAACCATCATGATTAAGAAGGCTGCGAAGATTGAAAAAGGATCACCACGTCCTCATACCGATAAAGTGGGTTCAATTACTCGTGCTCAAGCGGAAGAAATCGCTAAAGCAAAAATGCCAGATTTGACAGCAGCCGATATGGATGCAGCTGTTAGAACAATCGCTGGTAGCGCCCGTTCCATGGGCATCACTGTGGAAGGTCTCTAA
- the nusG gene encoding transcription termination/antitermination protein NusG, with protein MTDTEVATNPQATGNMRWYVIHAYSGMEKSVKKGLEERIARSGMPEKFGRILVPSEEVVEIKSGAKSVSERRFFPGYVLIEMEMTDESWHLVKNTPKVTGFVGGVRNRPSPISTAEVAKIMDQMQAGVDKPKPKTLFEVGEIVRVKEGPFVDFNGNIEEVNYEKSRLRVSVTIFGRGTPVELEFGQVEKM; from the coding sequence ATGACTGATACTGAAGTAGCTACAAATCCCCAGGCTACCGGCAATATGCGCTGGTATGTTATTCATGCTTATTCTGGCATGGAAAAAAGCGTGAAAAAAGGCCTTGAAGAGCGTATTGCGCGCTCTGGCATGCCTGAAAAATTTGGCCGAATTTTGGTCCCTTCCGAAGAGGTTGTGGAGATCAAATCCGGTGCTAAATCAGTTTCTGAGCGTCGTTTCTTCCCAGGATATGTCCTGATCGAGATGGAAATGACCGACGAGAGCTGGCATTTAGTGAAAAACACGCCAAAAGTGACTGGTTTCGTAGGCGGTGTTCGTAACCGTCCAAGCCCTATTTCTACGGCTGAAGTAGCCAAAATCATGGATCAAATGCAGGCTGGGGTGGATAAACCTAAGCCTAAGACCCTATTTGAGGTTGGCGAGATCGTACGTGTCAAAGAAGGTCCATTTGTTGATTTCAACGGAAATATCGAAGAAGTCAATTATGAGAAGTCAAGATTGCGCGTTTCTGTTACAATTTTTGGCCGCGGTACCCCAGTTGAGTTGGAGTTCGGCCAGGTAGAAAAGATGTAA
- the rplA gene encoding 50S ribosomal protein L1 — protein sequence MTKLSKRVKAIQSKVDRNKFYSLDDALNLVKECATAKFDESIDVAVQLGIDAKKSDQVVRGAVVLPAGTGKHVRVAVFAQGEKAEQAKAAGAEIVGMEDLAEQIKGGKIDFDILIASPDTMKIVGTLGQVLGPRGLMPNPKVGTVTPDVATAVKNAKAGQVQFRVDKAGIVHASIGRRSFEPTALKSNLLALLEALNKAKPPASKGIYLKKVAVSSTMGAGVRVDQASLQAAA from the coding sequence ATGACTAAATTATCTAAACGCGTTAAAGCAATTCAATCTAAAGTTGATCGCAACAAATTCTATTCATTAGATGATGCATTGAACCTCGTTAAAGAGTGTGCAACTGCTAAGTTTGATGAGTCTATCGACGTTGCTGTTCAGTTAGGTATTGATGCTAAGAAATCTGACCAAGTTGTGCGTGGCGCAGTAGTGCTCCCAGCTGGTACAGGTAAGCATGTTCGTGTTGCTGTTTTTGCACAAGGCGAGAAGGCTGAACAAGCTAAAGCTGCTGGTGCAGAAATTGTTGGCATGGAAGATCTTGCTGAACAAATTAAAGGCGGCAAAATTGATTTTGATATTTTGATCGCATCTCCAGACACAATGAAAATTGTTGGTACTTTAGGTCAAGTATTGGGCCCACGTGGTTTGATGCCGAATCCAAAAGTTGGAACAGTTACTCCTGACGTTGCTACTGCAGTTAAGAATGCAAAAGCTGGTCAAGTTCAGTTCCGTGTGGACAAAGCCGGTATCGTGCACGCAAGCATTGGCCGTCGTTCATTCGAGCCAACTGCATTGAAATCTAACTTGCTCGCATTGCTCGAGGCTTTGAATAAAGCAAAGCCACCTGCATCAAAGGGTATTTATTTAAAGAAGGTTGCCGTAAGCAGCACCATGGGTGCAGGCGTACGCGTAGACCAAGCATCGTTACAGGCTGCAGCTTAA
- the rpoB gene encoding DNA-directed RNA polymerase subunit beta, protein MNYSFTERKRVRKSFAKRVNNHQVPYLIATQLESYAKFLQAEKPAMSRLTEGLQAAFTSAFPIVSNNGYARMEYVSYQLSQPPFDVKECQQRGYTYHSALRAKVRLIIYDREAPTKVKEVKESEVYMGEIPLMTENGSFVINGTERVIVSQLHRSPGVFFEHDKGKTHSSGKLLFSARIIPYRGSWLDFEFDPKDILYFRVDRRRKMPVTILLKAIGLNNEQILANFFNFDHFSLTANGGSMEFVPERLRGQLASFDVLDKNGVVVIQKDKRINAKHIRELEAAKTKTIAVPDDYLIGRVVARNIVDPDSGEILAYANDEITEEVLATLRDAGIKQLETIYTNDLDSGAYISQTLRTDETADQMAARIAIYRMMRPGEPPTEDAVEALFQRLFYNEDTYDLSRVGRMKVNSRLNRPEMEGPMVLSNEDILDTIKSLVDLRNGKGEVDDIDHLGNRRVRCVGELAENQFRAGLSRVERAVKERLGQAETENLMPHDLINSKPISSAIREFFGSSQLSQFMDQTNPLSEITHKRRISALGPGGLTRERAGFEVRDVHPTHYGRVCPIETPEGPNIGLINSLALFARLNEHGFLETPYRKVSNSKVSDEVVYLSAIEEAKYVIAQANATIDKSGKLADELVSARQAGETMMVSPERIDFIDVAPSQIVSAAASLVPFLEHDDANRALMGANMQRQAVPCLRPDKPLVGTGLERIVAVDSGTVILASRGGIVDYVDANRVVIRVNDDETAAGEVGVDIYNLIKYTRSNQNTNINQRPIVQAGDRVVRGDVVADGASTDLGELALGQNMTVAFMPWNGYNFEDSILISEKVVADDRYTSIHIEELSVVARDTKLGSEEITRDISNLAESQLSRLDESGIVYIGAEVEAGDVLVGKVTPKGETTLTPEEKLLRAIFGEKASDVKDTSLRVPSGMIGTVIDVQVFTREGIERDARAQAIIQEELQRYRLDLNDQLRIVEGDAFMRLEKLLIGKVANGGPKKLAKGTKIDKEYLADLDKYHWFDVRPADDEVASQVEAIKSSIEAKRKQFDEAFEEKRTKLTQGDDLQPGVTKMVKVYLAVKRRLQPGDKMAGRHGNKGVVSKIAPAEDMPFMADGRPVDIVLNPLGVPSRMNVGQILETHLGWAAQGIGKRIDEMVREHAKQAELRKFFKQLYNETGRIEDIDNFTDEQINVLAENLRQGLPFATPVFDGATEAEIGRMLELAYPEDVAKSLKMTPSRQQMILCDGRTGDQFERPVTVGVMHVLKLHHLVDDKMHARSTGPYSLVTQQPLGGKAQFGGQRFGEMEVWALEAYGASYVLQEMLTVKSDDVAGRTKVYENIVKGEHTIDAGMPESFNVLVKEIRSLGIDIDMERN, encoded by the coding sequence ATGAACTATAGCTTCACCGAACGCAAGCGAGTCCGTAAAAGCTTTGCTAAGCGAGTAAACAACCACCAGGTTCCGTACCTGATCGCAACGCAGCTGGAATCCTACGCTAAATTTTTACAGGCTGAAAAGCCAGCAATGTCTCGTCTTACTGAGGGACTTCAAGCTGCCTTTACATCAGCATTCCCAATTGTGTCTAACAACGGCTATGCACGTATGGAATACGTGTCTTACCAGTTATCACAGCCACCGTTTGACGTTAAAGAATGTCAACAACGTGGTTACACATACCACTCTGCCTTACGCGCAAAAGTTCGCTTGATTATTTATGATCGCGAAGCGCCTACTAAGGTTAAAGAGGTAAAAGAGAGCGAAGTCTACATGGGTGAAATTCCACTCATGACAGAAAACGGCTCTTTTGTGATTAACGGTACTGAGCGCGTGATCGTTTCTCAGTTGCACCGTTCCCCAGGCGTGTTCTTTGAGCACGACAAGGGCAAGACACATAGCTCGGGTAAGTTGCTGTTCTCAGCACGCATCATTCCTTACCGTGGTTCATGGCTCGATTTTGAGTTTGATCCAAAAGACATTCTCTATTTCCGCGTTGACCGTCGTCGTAAGATGCCTGTCACCATTTTGCTCAAAGCAATTGGTTTAAACAACGAACAGATTCTTGCTAACTTCTTTAACTTTGACCATTTCTCATTGACTGCTAACGGCGGCTCAATGGAATTTGTACCAGAGCGTTTGCGTGGTCAGTTGGCTAGTTTTGATGTGCTCGACAAGAATGGCGTAGTAGTCATTCAAAAAGACAAGCGTATCAATGCAAAGCATATTCGCGAACTCGAAGCTGCTAAGACAAAAACGATCGCTGTACCAGATGACTATTTAATTGGTCGTGTAGTTGCACGCAATATTGTTGATCCAGACTCTGGTGAAATCTTGGCTTACGCTAATGATGAGATCACTGAAGAAGTATTGGCTACATTGCGCGATGCAGGCATCAAGCAATTAGAAACCATCTACACCAATGATTTGGATTCTGGCGCATATATTTCACAGACATTGCGTACTGATGAAACTGCGGACCAAATGGCCGCTCGTATCGCCATTTACCGCATGATGCGTCCTGGCGAGCCTCCAACAGAAGATGCTGTTGAAGCCTTGTTCCAGCGCTTGTTCTACAACGAAGATACTTACGATTTGTCACGCGTTGGCCGTATGAAGGTCAACAGCCGTTTGAACCGTCCAGAAATGGAAGGTCCAATGGTTCTGTCGAACGAAGATATTCTCGACACGATTAAGTCCCTCGTAGATTTGCGTAATGGCAAAGGCGAAGTAGACGATATCGATCACTTAGGTAATCGTCGTGTACGTTGCGTTGGTGAATTGGCTGAAAACCAATTCCGTGCTGGTTTGTCACGTGTTGAGCGTGCGGTTAAAGAACGTCTCGGCCAAGCCGAAACAGAAAACCTCATGCCGCATGACTTGATTAACAGCAAGCCAATCTCTTCTGCGATTCGTGAGTTCTTCGGTTCTTCACAGTTGTCCCAGTTTATGGACCAAACCAACCCACTTTCAGAGATCACGCACAAGCGTCGTATTTCTGCATTGGGACCTGGTGGTTTGACACGCGAGCGCGCAGGCTTTGAAGTGCGCGACGTGCATCCAACCCACTACGGACGTGTTTGCCCAATCGAAACTCCAGAAGGACCAAACATTGGTTTGATCAACTCACTCGCGTTATTTGCGCGTCTGAATGAGCATGGTTTCCTTGAGACTCCATACCGTAAAGTTTCCAATAGCAAGGTAAGCGATGAAGTGGTTTACCTCTCTGCGATTGAAGAGGCGAAGTATGTGATTGCTCAGGCGAACGCAACAATCGATAAGAGTGGTAAGTTAGCCGACGAACTCGTTTCTGCTCGTCAAGCTGGTGAAACCATGATGGTTAGCCCAGAGCGCATCGATTTCATCGACGTTGCTCCTAGCCAGATCGTTTCTGCCGCTGCTTCACTCGTTCCATTCTTAGAGCACGATGATGCGAACCGTGCGTTGATGGGTGCGAACATGCAGCGTCAAGCAGTTCCTTGCTTGCGTCCAGACAAGCCATTGGTTGGTACAGGTTTAGAGCGCATTGTTGCGGTCGACTCCGGTACAGTTATTTTGGCGTCCCGTGGCGGTATCGTTGACTATGTTGATGCTAACCGTGTTGTGATTCGTGTAAACGATGATGAGACTGCTGCTGGTGAAGTTGGTGTGGATATTTATAACCTCATCAAGTACACCCGTTCAAACCAAAATACCAACATTAACCAACGTCCAATCGTTCAAGCTGGTGATCGTGTTGTCCGCGGCGACGTTGTTGCTGACGGCGCATCTACCGATTTGGGTGAATTGGCTTTGGGTCAAAACATGACTGTGGCATTTATGCCATGGAACGGTTACAACTTCGAAGATTCAATCTTGATCTCTGAAAAAGTTGTTGCTGATGACCGCTACACCTCTATTCATATTGAAGAGTTGTCAGTGGTTGCGCGTGATACCAAGCTTGGTTCAGAAGAAATTACTCGCGATATTTCCAATTTGGCAGAGTCACAACTCTCCCGTTTGGATGAGAGCGGTATTGTTTACATCGGTGCTGAAGTTGAAGCTGGTGACGTATTGGTTGGTAAGGTAACTCCAAAGGGCGAGACTACACTCACTCCGGAAGAGAAGCTCCTCCGTGCGATCTTCGGTGAAAAAGCATCTGACGTTAAAGATACCTCTTTGCGCGTTCCATCAGGAATGATTGGTACCGTGATCGATGTTCAAGTCTTCACCCGTGAAGGTATTGAGCGTGATGCCCGTGCACAAGCAATTATTCAAGAAGAATTACAGCGCTATCGTTTGGACTTGAACGACCAGTTGCGTATTGTTGAAGGCGATGCCTTCATGCGTTTAGAAAAGTTGTTGATTGGCAAAGTTGCCAACGGCGGCCCTAAGAAATTAGCTAAAGGCACTAAGATCGACAAGGAATACCTTGCTGATTTGGACAAATACCATTGGTTCGATGTTCGCCCGGCAGACGACGAAGTTGCCTCACAAGTTGAAGCAATCAAGTCTTCTATCGAAGCGAAACGCAAACAGTTTGACGAAGCTTTTGAAGAGAAGCGCACCAAACTTACCCAGGGCGATGATTTACAACCTGGCGTAACCAAGATGGTTAAGGTTTACTTGGCTGTTAAGCGTCGCTTGCAGCCTGGTGACAAGATGGCTGGTCGTCACGGTAACAAAGGTGTGGTTTCTAAAATCGCCCCAGCAGAAGACATGCCATTTATGGCTGACGGACGCCCTGTAGACATCGTCTTGAACCCATTGGGCGTTCCTTCCCGTATGAACGTTGGTCAGATCTTGGAAACCCACTTAGGTTGGGCGGCTCAAGGTATTGGTAAGCGTATCGATGAGATGGTTCGTGAACATGCTAAGCAAGCTGAATTGCGTAAGTTCTTCAAGCAGCTTTATAACGAAACAGGCCGCATTGAAGACATCGACAACTTCACTGATGAGCAGATTAATGTTTTGGCTGAGAATCTACGCCAAGGCTTGCCATTTGCTACTCCAGTGTTTGACGGTGCTACTGAAGCTGAAATCGGACGCATGCTCGAGTTGGCGTATCCAGAAGATGTTGCTAAATCTTTGAAGATGACTCCTTCACGTCAGCAAATGATTTTGTGCGACGGCCGTACTGGCGATCAATTTGAGCGTCCAGTAACTGTTGGCGTAATGCACGTCTTGAAACTTCACCATTTGGTCGATGACAAGATGCACGCACGTTCAACCGGACCTTACTCTTTAGTAACGCAACAGCCATTGGGCGGTAAAGCTCAGTTCGGTGGTCAGCGCTTTGGTGAGATGGAAGTCTGGGCCCTCGAAGCATACGGTGCTTCATATGTCTTGCAGGAAATGCTGACAGTGAAGTCCGATGACGTCGCAGGCCGTACCAAGGTTTACGAAAACATCGTCAAGGGCGAGCACACGATTGATGCTGGCATGCCCGAATCCTTCAACGTGCTGGTAAAAGAAATCCGTTCGTTGGGTATTGACATTGACATGGAGCGCAACTGA
- the tuf gene encoding elongation factor Tu, whose translation MAKEKFERTKPHVNVGTIGHVDHGKTTLTAAIATVLSKAFGGEAKAYDQIDAAPEEKARGITINTAHVEYETANRHYAHVDCPGHADYVKNMITGAAQMDGAILVCSAADGPMPQTREHILLARQVGVPYIVVFLNKCDMVDDAELLELVEMEVRELLSKYNFPGDDTPIIQGSAKLALEGDEGPLGKEAIMKLAEALDTYIPTPERAVDGAFLMPVEDVFSISGRGTVVTGRIERGIVKVGEEIEIIGIKPTLKTTCTGVEMFRKLLDQGQAGDNVGILLRGTKREEVERGQVLAKPGSITPHTHFTAEVYILGKDEGGRHTPFFNNYRPQFYFRTTDVTGSIELPKDKEMVMPGDNVTITVKLIAPIAMEEGLRFAIREGGRTVGAGVVAKILA comes from the coding sequence ATGGCAAAAGAAAAATTCGAGCGGACAAAACCGCACGTAAACGTAGGCACTATCGGTCACGTTGACCACGGTAAAACTACATTGACAGCAGCAATCGCAACCGTGCTCTCTAAAGCATTCGGCGGCGAAGCTAAAGCATACGATCAGATCGATGCTGCTCCAGAAGAAAAAGCACGTGGTATTACGATTAATACTGCGCACGTTGAGTATGAGACTGCAAATCGTCACTACGCTCACGTTGACTGCCCAGGACATGCTGACTACGTTAAGAACATGATTACTGGTGCTGCTCAGATGGACGGCGCTATTTTGGTTTGTTCTGCTGCTGACGGCCCAATGCCACAAACTCGTGAGCACATCCTCTTGGCACGCCAAGTTGGTGTTCCTTACATCGTCGTTTTCTTGAACAAGTGCGACATGGTTGATGACGCTGAATTGCTCGAGTTAGTTGAAATGGAAGTTCGTGAGCTTCTATCTAAGTACAACTTCCCTGGCGATGACACACCAATCATTCAAGGTTCTGCTAAGTTAGCGCTTGAAGGCGACGAAGGCCCATTGGGTAAAGAAGCCATCATGAAATTGGCTGAAGCACTTGACACATACATCCCAACTCCAGAGCGTGCTGTTGACGGCGCGTTCTTGATGCCAGTAGAAGACGTGTTCTCTATCTCCGGTCGCGGTACTGTTGTTACAGGCCGTATCGAGCGCGGTATCGTTAAAGTGGGCGAAGAGATTGAAATCATCGGTATCAAGCCAACCCTCAAGACAACTTGTACTGGTGTTGAAATGTTCCGCAAATTGCTCGACCAAGGTCAAGCAGGCGATAACGTTGGTATCTTGTTACGCGGTACAAAACGTGAAGAAGTTGAGCGCGGCCAAGTATTGGCTAAGCCAGGTTCAATCACTCCACATACTCACTTTACAGCCGAGGTTTACATCTTGGGTAAAGACGAAGGTGGTCGTCATACTCCGTTCTTTAACAACTATCGTCCACAGTTTTACTTCCGTACAACGGACGTAACTGGTTCAATCGAGTTGCCAAAAGACAAAGAAATGGTAATGCCTGGCGATAACGTCACTATTACCGTAAAACTCATCGCTCCAATCGCGATGGAAGAAGGTTTACGTTTTGCGATCCGTGAAGGTGGCCGTACTGTTGGCGCCGGCGTGGTTGCAAAGATTTTGGCTTAA
- the secE gene encoding preprotein translocase subunit SecE, whose protein sequence is MSHQTASHTEEKSGWVSGLAALIVVAALVLYYTLADQSMLVRLAVLFGGIAAAVVIVAISPDGRRFIAYAKDSWYEVKKVVWPTRKETTQMTLVVFGFVLIMSLFLWMADKLIEWLVFSVFLGWK, encoded by the coding sequence ATGTCTCATCAAACAGCAAGTCATACTGAAGAAAAAAGCGGCTGGGTCTCTGGACTCGCTGCTTTAATCGTTGTTGCGGCGTTAGTTCTTTACTACACGCTGGCGGATCAATCCATGTTGGTTCGTTTGGCTGTTTTGTTTGGCGGTATTGCAGCTGCAGTTGTCATCGTGGCGATTTCACCAGATGGGCGTCGTTTTATTGCCTACGCAAAAGATTCTTGGTACGAAGTAAAAAAGGTTGTTTGGCCAACTCGTAAAGAGACCACCCAAATGACTCTAGTCGTATTTGGCTTTGTTCTGATCATGTCCCTGTTTTTATGGATGGCAGACAAATTGATTGAATGGCTAGTTTTTTCAGTCTTTTTGGGCTGGAAGTGA